The following are from one region of the Syngnathus typhle isolate RoL2023-S1 ecotype Sweden linkage group LG22, RoL_Styp_1.0, whole genome shotgun sequence genome:
- the vps18 gene encoding vacuolar protein sorting-associated protein 18 homolog — translation MASILDEYEDSQNSRQSAQQHGRLASANIGITHSGYVNVRLEEEKPIFNKQRIDFTPPERINHLIVCNNQLCMSLGKDTLLRIDLAKPDHPNQIELGRKDDSKVHKLFLDPTGSHLLISLSTSECLYLNRNTQKVRSLSRWRGHLVESVGWNKLLGNETNTGPVLVGTGQGVIFEAEISATEGSLFNTNPDQYFRQVHSLEEDGRPAPVCCLEVERGLENKYFIIATTRKRLFQFVGKVAEGTEQQGFSSIFTQNQDLLPSFQEFPANMGYSEITFYTSKLRTSPKAFAWMMGNGVLYGQLDYIRPDSLLSDVQVWEYTTDIDLSFNKPISIVLTQFHFLLLLHDRVKAICTLNGQVVHEDVFPDKFGPLKRMIKDPSGGLVWIYTERAVFRYHIQRESRDVWQMYMSMNKFDLAKEYCRERPECMDMVLAKEAEHCFQNKRYLESAKCYAMTQNYFEEIALKFIEAKQEEALKEFLLKKLGNLKPSERTQITLLVTWLSELYLNRLGQLEDDGKASVLFWETRDEFRQFLNTSKHRECLFNNRCTIYDLLASHGNVDDMVYFSVVMQDYERVVSHYCQHDDYYAALDVLAKHCDEKLFYKFSPVLMQHIPEKVVDAWIQMGKRLDPKKLIPALMNYSHKGSSQQINETVRYMEFCVHELRVTEEAIHNYLLSLYAKYKPDSLLRYLEEAGTYASEIHYDLKYALRLCAEHGYLRACVLVYRIMELYEEAVDLALQVDVDLAKSCADLPEDDEELRKKLWLKIARHVVQEEKDVKKAMNCLSSCDLLKIEDILPFFPDFVTIDHFKEAICNSLEEYNKHIEELKQEMEEATESAKRIREDIQEMRNKYGVVDSQDKCSACDFPLLNRPFYLFLCGHMFHSDCLLQEVMPHLSAYKLSRLEELQKKLSASTQASRSRHRPVPNEEGDAPSLGKGGASREQMKSDLDDMVASECVYCGELMIRSVDKPFIDPKKFEEDKSSWL, via the exons ATGGCTTCAATATTGGACGAGTACGAGGACTCGCAAAACAGCAGGCAAAGCGCGCAGCAGCACGGCCGCCTGGCGAGCGCCAATATCGGGATAACACACTCGG GTTATGTCAATGTGCGGCTGGAGGAGGAAAAACCCATTTTCAACAAGCAGAGGATCGATTTTACGCCGCCCGAGAGGATAAATCACCTTATAGTTTGCAACAATCAACTATGCATGAGTTTGGGGAAAGACACCCTGCTGAG GATTGATTTGGCTAAACCTGATCACCCCAATCAGATTGAGCTTGGAAGGAAAGATGACAGCAAAGTGCATAAACTCTTCCTGGATCCGACGG gcTCCCACTTGCTGATCAGTTTGAGCACCAGCGAGTGTCTGTATCTGAACAGGAACACACAAAAGGTGCGGAGTCTGTCTCGTTGGCGGGGCCACCTAGTGGAGAGTGTGGGTTGGAACAAGCTGCTGGGCAACGAGACCAACACGGGCCCCGTCTTGGTCGGCACGGGCCAAGGCGTCATCTTCGAGGCTGAGATCTCTGCCACCGAGGGGAGCCTCTTTAACACCAACCCGGACCAGTACTTCAGACAA GTCCACTCCCTGGAGGAAGACGGGAGGCCGGCGCCGGTGTGCTGCCTGGAGGTGGAGCGTGGCCTGGAGAACAAATACTTCATCATCGCCACCACCCGCAAGCGCCTCTTCCAGTTTGTGGGCAAGGTGGCCGAGGGCACGGAGCAGCAGGGCTTCAGCTCCATCTTCACCCAGAACCAGGACCTGCTCCCCAGCTTTCAGGAGTTCCCGGCCAACATGGGCTACAGCGAGATCACTTTCTATACGTCCAAGCTGCGTACCTCCCCCAAGGCCTTCGCCTGGATGATGGGGAACGGGGTGCTCTACGGGCAACTGGACTACATCAGACCGGACTCGCTGCTGAGTGACGTGCAG GTGTGGGAGTACACCACCGACATCGACCTGTCTTTCAACAAGCCCATCTCCATCGTGCTGACCCAGTTCcacttcctgctgctgctgcacgaTCGAGTCAAGGCCATCTGCACGCTGAACGGTCAGGTGGTTCACGAGGACGTGTTCCCGGACAAGTTTGGCCCCCTCAAAAGGATGATTAAGGACCCGTCGGGGGGGTTGGTGTGGATCTACACGGAGCGGGCCGTGTTCCGCTACCACATCCAGCGTGAGTCCCGTGACGTGTGGCAGATGTACATGAGCATGAACAAGTTCGACCTGGCCAAGGAGTACTGCCGCGAGCGACCCGAATGCATGGACATGGTCCTGGCCAAGGAGGCCGAGCACTGCTTCCAGAACAAGCGCTACCTGGAGAGCGCCAAGTGCTACGCCATGACGCAGAACTACTTTGAAGAGATCGCGCTCAAGTTCATCGAAGCCAAGCAGGAGGAGGCCCTGAAGGAGTTCCTGCTGAAGAAGCTGGGCAATCTGAAGCCGAGCGAGAGGACGCAGATCACCTTGCTGGTCACCTGGCTGTCGGAACTCTACTTGAACCGGCTGGGCCAGCTGGAAGACGACGGCAAGGCCAGCGTCCTCTTCTGGGAGACCCGCGACGAGTTCCGCCAGTTCCTGAACACCTCCAAGCACCGCGAGTGCCTGTTCAACAACCGCTGCACCATCTACGACCTGCTGGCCAGCCACGGCAACGTGGACGACATGGTGTACTTCTCGGTGGTCATGCAGGACTACGAGAGGGTGGTGTCGCACTACTGCCAGCACGACGACTACTACGCCGCTCTGGACGTGCTGGCCAAGCACTGCGACGAGAAGCTCTTCTACAAGTTCTCCCCCGTGCTCATGCAGCACATCCCCGAAAAGGTGGTGGACGCCTGGATCCAAATGGGCAAGCGGCTGGACCCCAAGAAGCTCATCCCGGCGTTGATGAACTACAGCCACAAGGGAAGCAGCCAGCAGATCAACGAGACGGTGCGCTACATGGAGTTCTGCGTGCACGAGCTGCGCGTGACAGAGGAGGCCATCCATAACTACCTGCTGTCGCTTTACGCCAAGTACAAGCCCGACTCGCTACTGCGCTACCTGGAGGAGGCGGGCACGTACGCCTCGGAGATCCACTACGACCTGAAGTACGCGCTCAGGCTGTGCGCCGAACACGGCTACCTACGCGCCTGCGTTCTGGTCTACCGCATTATGGAGCTGTACGAGGAAGCGGTGGATCTCGCCTTGCAA GTGGACGTGGATTTGGCCAAGAGCTGCGCTGACCTGCCCGAGGATGACGAGGAGCTGCGGAAGAAGCTGTGGTTGAAGATCGCCCGCCATGTGGTGCAGGAGGAGAAGGATGTGAAGAAGGCCATGAACTGCTTGTCCAGCTGCGACCTGCTCAAAATCGAGGACATTCTGCCTTTCTTTCCCGACTTTGTCACCATCGACCATTTTAAG GAGGCCATCTGCAACTCCCTGGAGGAGTACAACAAGCACATCGAGGAGCTGAAGCAGGAAATGGAGGAGGCCACTGAGAGCGCCAAACGCATCCGAGAAGACATCCAGGAAATGCGGAATAAATACGGCGTGGTGGACTCCCAGGATAAGTGCTCGGCCTGCGACTTTCCGCTGCTCAACAGGCCCTTCTATTTATTCCTGTGTGGACACATGTTCCACTCCGACTGCCTCCTGCAG GAAGTGATGCCTCATTTGTCTGCCTACAAGCTGAGCCGCCTGGAGGAGCTGCAAAAGAAGCTCTCGGCCTCCACGCAGGCGTCCAGGTCGCGACACCGGCCCGTGCCGAACGAGGAAGGCGACGCGCCAAGCCTGGGAAAGGGCGGCGCCAGTCGCGAGCAGATGAAATCCGACCTGGATGACATGGTGGCGTCTGAATGCGTGTACTGTGGAGAGCTGATGATCAGATCTGTGGACAAGCCCTTCATCGATCCAAAGAAGTTTGAGGAGGATAAATCCAGCTGGCTGTGA
- the pigh gene encoding phosphatidylinositol N-acetylglucosaminyltransferase subunit H — protein MEDEAYTDIYGKPISLDCQNHCSICREFTISSSKMSIGKVMVYTCSVWLAAYAVFFFTENTAVLTGAILLTLLGMMLHIHLVKVDHESVLIIGSVGIQVSSSYASGRETSTFIEMSQVKDVVINEAIYMHQVIYYLSILLKNPSDSDGVSSVVPLFQSSKPRLNCLTQVYKSCQEVLSKC, from the exons ATGGAAGATGAAGCCTACACGGACATTTATGGCAAACCAATATCTCTGGATTGTCAAAACCACTGCAGCATTTGCAGAGAGTTTACTATCAGCTCGTCCAAAATGTCCATCGGCAAGGTGATGGTGTACACTTGCTCCGTTTGGCTGGCTGCCTATGCGGTGTTCTTCTTCACAGAG AACACAGCCGTGCTCACCGGCGCCATTCTGCTCACTCTATTGGGAATGATGCTGCACATCCACTTGGTGAAGGTGGACCACGAATCGGTGCTCATCATTGGCTCGGTGGGCATCCAAGTATCCTCCAGCTACGCGTCGGGCCGGGAGACGAGCACTTTTATTGAGATGAGTCAAGTCAAGGATGTGGTCATCAACGAAGCCATTTACATG CATCAGGTCATCTACTACCTTTCCATACTGCTGAAGAACCCCTCCGATTCCGACGGCGTGTCAAGCGTGGTGCCGTTGTTTCAG agctCAAAACCAAGGCTCAACTGCTTGACTCAAGTGTACAAAAGCTGTCAGGAGGTTCTGTCAAAGTGCTGA
- the rhov gene encoding rho-related GTP-binding protein RhoV: protein MVRIATGRKEAKSLRPVMPPHMDFYHESRVPSACGLTREDELEPGVISCMLVGDGAVGKTSMIVSYTSNGYPVDYKQTGFDVFSGQVQVDGSPVRVQLVDTAGQEEFDEFRSLSYSHTDVFLLCFSMVNPASFHNITKKWVPGIRACNPTAPIVLVGTQSDLLLDVNVLIGLDRASVKPVASSRARGMAEKIRAADYVECSSLTQKNLKEAFDAAIFAAIKNKARQAKKRRSSDRRSKAFSRCSWKKFFCFI, encoded by the exons ATGGTGAGAATTGCGACAGGGCGGAAAGAAGCAAAGAGTTTACGGCCCGTCATGCCACCTCACATGGACTTCTACCACGAGTCCCGCGTCCCCTCCGCTTGCGGGCTGACCCGGGAGGACGAGCTGGAGCCGGGTGTCATCAGTTGCATGCTGGTGGGCGACGGCGCGGTGGGCAAGACCAGTATGATAGTCAGCTACACCTCCAATGGATACCCGGTGGACTACAAGCAGACCGGTTTTGACGTTTTCTCAG GTCAGGTCCAAGTGGATGGATCCCCAGTCAGAGTTCAATTGGTGGATACTGCAGGACAG GAGGAGTTTGATGAGTTCCGATCGCTGTCCTACTCACACACGGACGTCTTCCTGCTGTGCTTCAGCATGGTCAACCCCGCCTCTTTCCACAACATCACCAAAAAGTGGGTGCCCGGGATCCGCGCCTGCAACCCAACCGCGCCCATCGTCCTGGTAGGCACGCAGTCGGACCTCCTACTGGACGTCAACGTTCTCATCGGCTTGGACCGCGCCAGCGTCAAGCCCGTGGCCAGCTCGCGCGCTCGAGGCATGGCGGAGAAGATCCGGGCGGCGGATTACGTGGAGTGCTCCTCGCTCACCCAGAAGAACCTCAAAGAAGCGTTTGACGCCGCCATTTTTGCCGCCATTAAGAACAAAGCACGGCAGGCCAAGAAACGGCGCTCGTCGGACAGGCGCAGCAAAGCCTTCTCCAGGTGCAGCTGGAAGAAGTTCTTTTGCTTCATCTGA